The following proteins are co-located in the Puniceicoccus vermicola genome:
- a CDS encoding LA_2272 family surface repeat-containing protein, with protein MKKSLLALATILTAFGMNAQAQEGPTRAIELSVWSPIQLGDATDSVKGVRLNIFYAKNDDLTGLDLGLFGLGYNTGDVKGVQLNFIGSVVEGDMSGWQTGIYTHTKGEFRGLKGGLINLQGDDFYGWQAGAITLADAKVAGLQTGLFNKAGDMRGLQLGLVNYSEKLYGVQIGLANINVEADPLYFFPFVNASF; from the coding sequence ATGAAAAAATCCCTACTTGCACTCGCAACAATTCTCACGGCCTTCGGCATGAACGCCCAAGCCCAAGAAGGACCAACTCGCGCAATCGAACTTTCCGTTTGGTCGCCAATCCAACTTGGAGACGCCACCGACAGCGTGAAAGGAGTTCGCTTGAACATCTTCTACGCGAAGAACGATGACCTCACCGGTCTGGACCTCGGCCTTTTCGGTCTTGGTTACAACACCGGCGACGTCAAAGGTGTCCAATTGAACTTCATCGGCAGTGTCGTCGAAGGTGACATGTCCGGTTGGCAAACCGGGATCTACACCCACACCAAGGGTGAGTTCCGCGGTCTGAAAGGCGGCCTCATTAACCTTCAGGGTGACGACTTCTACGGATGGCAAGCTGGCGCGATCACCCTCGCCGACGCAAAAGTTGCAGGTCTCCAAACGGGTCTCTTCAATAAAGCCGGTGACATGCGAGGCCTCCAGTTGGGCTTGGTGAACTACTCCGAAAAACTCTACGGGGTTCAAATCGGCCTGGCGAACATCAACGTCGAAGCAGATCCGCTCTACTTCTTCCCGTTCGTCAACGCTTCCTTCTAA
- a CDS encoding exonuclease domain-containing protein, whose product MAFPKLQPFYYRDHFLEMLAFLEMHCSPLMEEEHRAFIREFRSMEGRTQAVLVRMVNRKGEFFRIRSLNYEEIGDPSEALRDLMERGWARPVFKRDLPELLHRLTKEELVGMMDSVGLPLRGRRSKAKAQLVDICLNEGEVESLYSACAPEEWVALVRPECTGFLLFLYFGFQAEDLTVFTMRDLGILKKSTGALRIEPAFPDLESARNGYFYARLRDRMKQGQRSVWLQMVSEVSHWPRRESGEDELLFDRAVTRLGRSLESVGEVDAALVVYGRTDSYPAIERLCRLQYSAGETETVRMRLERVIADPPCDEAQIFAEDFYARKFGCRRVGALTSLLREAPVIEIDESFRGQVESGVAEYFTSRDMPAYWTENGFWRGLFGVVFREELFGPEGAGVPNEFVRVPICLRDGSFYPRFEEAIERKLATLEAGQFSMGPGSEEREDSLGSETSFKGWGGHEKVREFLRKAPGEAVAAILRRMARDFQAHSSGFPDLLVFESDGVKAVEVKAEGDSIRRNQLAQFRRLQEVGFPVEVVRVRWCVDPDQVYTVVDVETTGGSPGRHRLTEVAAVKVRRGQVVDRFQTLLNPERSIPRYISELTGITDEMVRDAPTFTESVEDLAAFLGEGVFVAHNAKFDYGFLRAEFARCGREFKRPVLCTVVESRRVFPGLPSYGLKNLSRHFSIPLEQHHRALADAEAAAAILIKIQEKRREAARKKDEGS is encoded by the coding sequence GTGGCTTTTCCGAAACTCCAGCCGTTCTACTACCGGGATCATTTTCTCGAGATGCTTGCATTTCTTGAGATGCATTGTTCTCCGCTCATGGAGGAGGAGCATCGGGCCTTTATTCGTGAGTTCCGTTCGATGGAGGGGCGGACTCAGGCGGTTCTTGTGCGGATGGTTAACCGAAAGGGGGAGTTTTTCCGGATTCGTTCGCTGAATTATGAGGAGATCGGCGATCCGTCAGAGGCTTTGCGGGACCTGATGGAGCGCGGTTGGGCCCGGCCCGTCTTTAAGAGGGATCTGCCGGAATTGCTGCACCGACTGACGAAGGAAGAGTTGGTGGGAATGATGGACTCGGTGGGTCTCCCTCTGCGGGGGAGACGTTCCAAGGCGAAGGCCCAGTTGGTTGATATTTGTCTGAACGAGGGTGAGGTTGAATCGCTTTATTCGGCTTGCGCTCCCGAGGAATGGGTGGCTCTGGTGCGTCCGGAGTGCACGGGGTTTTTGCTTTTTCTCTACTTTGGGTTTCAGGCTGAAGATCTGACCGTGTTCACGATGCGGGATTTGGGAATTCTGAAGAAGTCGACAGGGGCCTTGCGGATCGAGCCGGCGTTCCCCGATTTGGAATCGGCGAGGAATGGATATTTTTACGCACGGCTGAGAGATCGGATGAAGCAGGGGCAGCGCTCGGTTTGGCTGCAGATGGTAAGCGAAGTATCTCATTGGCCGCGGCGCGAGAGTGGGGAGGACGAATTGCTGTTTGACCGGGCGGTGACGAGGCTGGGTCGCTCACTGGAATCTGTTGGGGAAGTCGACGCGGCGCTCGTGGTCTACGGGCGAACCGACTCGTACCCTGCGATCGAAAGGCTTTGCCGGTTGCAGTATTCGGCAGGGGAGACAGAGACGGTGCGGATGCGTTTGGAGCGGGTCATCGCAGATCCACCTTGCGATGAGGCCCAGATCTTTGCGGAAGATTTCTACGCACGGAAGTTTGGATGCCGGCGAGTCGGAGCTTTGACCTCGCTTCTTCGCGAGGCTCCGGTGATCGAAATTGACGAGTCGTTTCGAGGGCAGGTTGAGTCGGGTGTGGCCGAGTATTTTACCTCCCGTGACATGCCTGCGTATTGGACAGAGAACGGATTCTGGCGCGGCCTCTTTGGGGTAGTGTTTCGGGAGGAGTTGTTCGGCCCCGAGGGAGCTGGGGTGCCCAATGAGTTTGTGCGGGTGCCGATCTGTCTGCGGGATGGCAGTTTTTATCCCCGTTTTGAAGAGGCAATCGAGAGAAAGCTCGCAACTCTGGAGGCGGGACAGTTTTCAATGGGCCCCGGCAGTGAGGAAAGGGAAGATTCTTTGGGGTCCGAGACTTCTTTCAAAGGATGGGGCGGCCATGAAAAGGTCCGGGAGTTTTTGCGGAAAGCTCCGGGGGAAGCCGTTGCCGCGATCCTTCGGAGGATGGCCCGCGATTTCCAAGCCCACTCCAGTGGTTTTCCGGATCTTCTCGTCTTTGAATCCGACGGGGTAAAGGCCGTAGAGGTGAAGGCGGAGGGCGATTCGATTCGCCGCAATCAGCTCGCACAGTTTCGTCGTCTTCAAGAGGTCGGTTTTCCGGTGGAAGTCGTGCGGGTGCGTTGGTGTGTCGATCCCGATCAAGTTTATACGGTGGTCGATGTGGAAACGACAGGGGGATCGCCGGGGCGGCACCGATTGACGGAAGTGGCTGCCGTTAAGGTGCGCCGCGGGCAGGTCGTGGACCGCTTCCAAACATTGCTCAATCCCGAACGCTCGATTCCCCGGTACATCAGTGAGCTGACGGGTATCACCGATGAGATGGTGCGTGACGCCCCGACCTTTACTGAATCCGTTGAGGATCTCGCCGCCTTTTTGGGAGAGGGTGTTTTCGTCGCCCATAACGCCAAGTTCGACTACGGATTCTTGCGAGCGGAGTTTGCGCGATGTGGTCGGGAGTTTAAGCGTCCGGTTCTCTGTACGGTGGTGGAGTCGAGACGAGTTTTTCCCGGACTGCCCTCCTATGGGCTGAAGAATCTCTCCCGGCATTTTTCGATTCCCCTCGAGCAGCACCACCGGGCGCTGGCGGATGCGGAAGCGGCGGCTGCGATTCTGATCAAGATTCAAGAAAAGCGGAGGGAGGCAGCGCGGAAGAAGGACGAGGGTTCGTGA
- the hisF gene encoding imidazole glycerol phosphate synthase subunit HisF, translating into MLSVRIIPCLDVAAGRVVKGVKFEELRDAGDPVESAKAYEAQGADELVFLDITASSDEREIMLHVVERTASECFMPLTVGGGLRTVENIRTMLKAGADKVSLNTAAILDPELILKSSKRFGNQCIVLAIDAKKEPGENRWRVYTHGGRKPTELDAVEWAKKAVSLGAGEILLTSMDQDGMKNGYDIELTRAVSEAVEVPVIASGGAGKLDHLADVLDQGKASAVLAASIFHFGTYSIPEAKAFLRERGIPVREI; encoded by the coding sequence ATGCTTAGTGTCCGGATCATCCCCTGTCTCGACGTTGCCGCCGGCCGCGTGGTCAAGGGGGTGAAGTTCGAAGAACTCCGCGACGCGGGAGATCCCGTCGAATCCGCAAAGGCTTATGAGGCCCAAGGGGCCGACGAACTCGTCTTTCTCGACATTACCGCTTCCAGCGATGAGCGGGAGATCATGCTTCATGTCGTCGAGCGGACCGCGTCCGAATGCTTCATGCCCCTTACCGTGGGCGGAGGGTTGAGAACCGTCGAAAACATCCGCACCATGCTGAAGGCCGGTGCCGACAAGGTCAGCCTGAATACGGCTGCCATCCTCGACCCAGAGCTCATCCTCAAATCTTCGAAACGCTTCGGCAACCAGTGCATCGTCTTGGCCATCGACGCCAAGAAAGAGCCGGGAGAAAACCGCTGGCGCGTCTACACGCACGGCGGGCGCAAACCCACCGAACTCGACGCCGTGGAATGGGCCAAGAAAGCCGTCTCCCTGGGCGCCGGAGAAATCCTCCTGACCAGCATGGACCAGGACGGAATGAAAAACGGATACGACATCGAGCTCACCCGAGCCGTCAGTGAAGCGGTCGAAGTCCCGGTCATCGCCTCCGGCGGAGCCGGCAAGCTCGATCACCTCGCCGACGTCCTTGACCAAGGCAAGGCCAGCGCGGTCCTCGCCGCCTCCATTTTCCACTTCGGCACCTACTCGATTCCAGAAGCAAAAGCTTTTCTTCGCGAGCGTGGGATTCCCGTTCGCGAAATCTAA
- the rho gene encoding transcription termination factor Rho, whose protein sequence is MSESKANSNEVEVEGVLEILKNKTGQLLQPAYNGRQRPDDPFVPKELIRRFKLKQGSHIKAKAIHDGRFPNPKVRFIDAIDGDTMDDRRNRFAFTQLTTVTPDEKIALESKDGRMTTRIMDLFCPIGKGQRGLIVAPPRTGKTTLLKDIAAGVQENHPECHLMVLLCDERPEEVTDFRRTVEAELYASSNDEEIFNHLRVAELAIDRAKRLVEVGKDVVLLVDSLTRISRAYNSGKGGGGRTMTGGLDIRALEKPRQLFSAARKTEEAGSLTIVASALIQTGSKMDDLIFQEFKGTGNMEMVLDRKVAELRMWPAINVNASGTRREELLLAPDVLEKTQFFRRAIASLKPEDAAETVLSRMGRTDTNQEFLRLLNL, encoded by the coding sequence ATGTCCGAATCCAAAGCTAACTCCAACGAGGTTGAAGTAGAGGGAGTCCTCGAAATCCTCAAAAACAAGACGGGCCAACTGTTGCAGCCGGCCTACAACGGCCGCCAACGCCCAGACGACCCTTTCGTTCCCAAAGAACTCATCCGCCGCTTCAAGCTGAAGCAAGGGAGCCACATCAAAGCCAAGGCGATCCACGACGGCCGTTTCCCGAACCCGAAAGTCCGCTTTATCGACGCCATTGACGGCGATACGATGGACGACCGGCGGAACCGATTCGCTTTCACCCAGCTGACCACCGTAACTCCGGACGAGAAAATCGCCCTCGAGTCTAAGGATGGCCGGATGACCACCCGGATCATGGACCTTTTTTGCCCCATTGGGAAAGGACAGCGCGGCCTCATTGTCGCCCCTCCCCGCACCGGGAAAACCACTTTGCTCAAGGATATTGCCGCTGGCGTTCAAGAGAATCATCCCGAGTGCCACCTCATGGTTCTTCTCTGTGATGAACGTCCTGAGGAGGTCACCGACTTCCGCCGCACCGTCGAAGCGGAACTCTACGCCTCCTCGAACGATGAGGAAATCTTCAACCACCTGCGCGTCGCCGAGCTCGCAATCGACCGGGCCAAGCGTCTGGTGGAAGTGGGCAAGGACGTCGTCCTTCTCGTCGATTCGCTGACCCGCATCTCCCGCGCCTACAATTCAGGCAAAGGCGGAGGTGGCCGGACCATGACGGGGGGGCTGGACATCCGCGCCCTCGAAAAACCCCGCCAACTCTTTTCCGCTGCCCGGAAAACGGAAGAAGCTGGAAGCCTGACGATTGTCGCTTCGGCTCTCATCCAAACCGGCAGCAAAATGGATGATCTCATCTTCCAGGAATTCAAAGGCACCGGTAACATGGAGATGGTTCTCGATCGCAAGGTCGCCGAACTGCGCATGTGGCCCGCCATCAACGTCAACGCCTCCGGCACCCGCCGCGAGGAACTTCTTCTCGCTCCGGATGTCTTGGAAAAAACTCAGTTTTTCCGGAGAGCCATCGCCAGCCTCAAACCCGAAGACGCGGCGGAGACCGTCCTCTCCCGGATGGGCAGAACCGATACAAACCAAGAATTTTTACGCTTGTTAAATCTTTAA
- a CDS encoding RBBP9/YdeN family alpha/beta hydrolase: MKRFIAALIVSLIPIFAVGEARAQTGKELFIVPGYAATPSDHWFPWLDAYFKEKVSEVSIVEMPSPNSPDVEEWVGALDEVIGIPDENTFFVAHSLGCITLLHYLESLPEDTRIGGLVLVSGFDASLPILPELDPFVQQPVDFSRIKKMTSKIILITARDDSIVPYELTENLGKSLGGEVIVVDQGGHFLGSDGFTSFPLVAATLERILAEE, translated from the coding sequence ATGAAAAGATTTATTGCCGCTTTGATTGTCTCTCTGATTCCGATTTTTGCCGTGGGTGAGGCTCGGGCTCAGACGGGAAAAGAGCTATTCATTGTTCCGGGTTATGCCGCGACTCCTTCCGATCACTGGTTTCCGTGGTTGGATGCTTATTTCAAAGAGAAGGTCTCGGAGGTTTCGATTGTTGAAATGCCGAGTCCGAATTCTCCGGATGTTGAAGAGTGGGTCGGTGCGCTGGATGAGGTCATCGGTATTCCCGATGAGAACACTTTCTTCGTGGCGCACAGTCTTGGATGCATTACCCTCCTTCACTATCTCGAATCATTACCGGAGGACACGAGAATCGGAGGTCTTGTTCTCGTCTCTGGATTTGATGCCTCGCTTCCCATTCTTCCGGAACTCGATCCATTTGTACAGCAACCCGTCGATTTTTCCCGGATCAAAAAAATGACTTCAAAGATCATTTTGATCACCGCGAGAGATGATTCGATTGTTCCCTATGAGCTAACGGAAAACCTCGGGAAGTCTTTGGGCGGAGAAGTGATCGTCGTCGACCAAGGAGGCCATTTTCTGGGAAGTGATGGTTTTACCTCCTTTCCCCTGGTAGCCGCGACTCTAGAACGAATCCTGGCCGAGGAATAA
- a CDS encoding beta-mannosidase, translating into MKTQSLNSEWTFLSPKDKQWLPAEVPGCVHTDLLRHELIPDPYWGRNELDLQHLEEKDWTYRLDFDLDESLLEQTYVDLVAEGLDTVATITLNGTEVGTTENMFIGHRFEVKKLLQTGSNHLEIHFTSPMKYIRSRPYPGKMVENCEPVGGRSLIRKEQCSFGWDWGPRYPSSGIWRPIQLEAWSENRIESVHIAQHHGKKTVDLKFTPHLTRGKSAKLRGTIELDDETVSTFEGDLATIKNPQLWWPHGHGEQPLYTVTLELLNKEGEVIDTWSKRVGLRTIVLDRHKDEFGESFQFVINGRPIFAKGANWIPADSFPHRVDRAWYDKLLSDATAVHMNMIRVWGGGIYESEDFYDLCDEKGLLVWQDFMFACCLYPADRAFVKNVKAEAEQQVKRLSYRTCLALWCGNNELEQLSEKILETKARKKAYEKVFYDVIPEIVERLDGITTYWPCSPHNPEGYEKGHNNESAGDSHFWDVWHARKPVNTYETKFFRFCSEFGMQSYSSPEVARTYCNPEDMNPFGPVMEIHQKNGAGNLIILDYVLRLFRFPKDYRALSYLSQLNQAHCMKVGIEHFRRCMPRTMGALYWQLNDCWPVASWSSLEYTGKWKAVHFEAQRFFAPALLSVKILGEESLGANNTRINTMHGAEIHTVYDSPEDDSGKISWALQTLDGKTIRKGSKKVKLQYGQSVLQETLDFSKEIEAYGQEEIFLRVDLAPKKGEPTSRTALFSAQRFLGLRRDPIQVDCQKIGANEIEITLQSKTLHLGVQVDFPERGAHYSENFIDLYPNVPHTIRATFPDKITVVEARKLVDVYSLIDSY; encoded by the coding sequence ATGAAGACCCAATCTCTCAATTCCGAATGGACGTTCCTTTCCCCCAAAGACAAGCAATGGCTCCCCGCCGAAGTACCCGGTTGCGTCCACACCGACCTCCTCCGCCACGAGTTGATCCCCGATCCCTACTGGGGCCGCAACGAGCTCGACCTGCAGCATCTGGAAGAGAAGGACTGGACCTATCGCCTAGATTTTGACCTCGACGAATCCCTTCTCGAGCAAACCTATGTCGACCTCGTCGCCGAGGGTCTCGACACCGTCGCCACGATCACCCTGAACGGAACCGAGGTCGGCACGACCGAAAACATGTTTATCGGACATCGATTCGAAGTGAAAAAACTCCTTCAGACAGGCTCGAATCATCTGGAGATTCATTTCACCAGTCCAATGAAATACATCCGCAGTCGCCCCTACCCGGGGAAGATGGTCGAAAACTGCGAGCCGGTCGGCGGGCGTTCCCTCATCCGCAAAGAACAATGCTCCTTCGGTTGGGACTGGGGTCCCCGCTATCCCAGCTCCGGCATTTGGCGCCCCATTCAACTTGAAGCCTGGTCCGAGAACCGGATTGAATCCGTCCACATCGCCCAGCACCACGGCAAGAAAACGGTCGACCTCAAGTTCACACCGCATCTCACCCGCGGCAAATCTGCCAAACTCCGGGGAACCATCGAACTCGACGACGAGACTGTCTCCACTTTCGAAGGCGACCTGGCGACCATCAAGAATCCCCAGCTCTGGTGGCCTCACGGGCACGGAGAACAACCACTCTACACCGTAACCCTTGAATTGCTGAACAAGGAAGGTGAGGTCATCGACACGTGGAGCAAACGCGTGGGTCTCCGCACCATCGTTCTCGATCGTCACAAAGATGAGTTTGGCGAGTCCTTCCAGTTCGTCATCAACGGACGTCCGATCTTCGCCAAAGGTGCGAACTGGATCCCGGCTGACTCCTTTCCGCATCGAGTCGACCGGGCTTGGTATGACAAGCTCCTCAGCGATGCGACCGCCGTTCACATGAACATGATCCGCGTCTGGGGCGGAGGCATCTACGAGTCCGAGGATTTCTACGATCTCTGCGACGAAAAAGGTCTTTTGGTGTGGCAGGACTTCATGTTCGCCTGCTGCCTCTATCCCGCCGACCGCGCTTTTGTCAAAAACGTAAAGGCTGAAGCGGAGCAGCAGGTAAAACGCCTTTCTTACCGCACCTGCCTCGCTCTCTGGTGTGGAAACAACGAGCTCGAGCAGCTCTCCGAGAAGATCCTCGAAACCAAGGCCCGCAAAAAGGCCTACGAGAAGGTTTTCTACGATGTCATTCCGGAGATCGTCGAGCGGCTGGACGGCATCACCACCTATTGGCCGTGCTCTCCACACAACCCCGAAGGCTACGAGAAAGGCCACAACAATGAGTCGGCGGGAGACTCCCATTTCTGGGATGTCTGGCACGCGCGCAAACCCGTTAACACTTACGAGACCAAGTTCTTCCGCTTCTGTTCCGAGTTTGGGATGCAGTCCTACAGCTCTCCCGAGGTCGCCCGCACCTACTGCAACCCGGAGGACATGAATCCCTTCGGTCCAGTCATGGAAATCCACCAGAAGAACGGCGCCGGGAATCTGATCATCCTCGATTACGTCCTTCGCCTTTTCCGGTTCCCCAAGGACTACCGCGCCCTGAGCTACCTTTCCCAGCTCAACCAAGCGCATTGCATGAAAGTGGGGATCGAACACTTCCGCCGCTGCATGCCCCGCACAATGGGAGCTCTATACTGGCAGCTCAATGACTGCTGGCCCGTCGCCTCTTGGAGCAGCTTGGAGTATACGGGCAAATGGAAGGCAGTTCACTTCGAAGCCCAGCGATTCTTCGCTCCGGCGCTACTGAGCGTCAAGATCCTCGGAGAAGAGTCCCTCGGTGCCAACAACACCCGCATCAACACCATGCACGGCGCCGAAATCCACACGGTCTACGACAGCCCTGAGGATGATTCCGGCAAGATCTCCTGGGCACTCCAGACCCTTGACGGAAAAACGATCCGCAAGGGGTCGAAAAAGGTAAAACTGCAATACGGACAATCCGTTCTCCAGGAAACCCTCGACTTCTCGAAGGAGATTGAAGCCTACGGTCAAGAGGAGATCTTCCTCCGCGTCGATCTGGCTCCTAAAAAGGGCGAGCCAACTTCCCGCACAGCTCTCTTCTCCGCCCAACGCTTCCTCGGCCTCCGCCGCGACCCCATTCAGGTCGACTGCCAAAAGATTGGAGCGAACGAGATCGAGATCACCCTGCAATCAAAGACCCTCCACCTCGGCGTCCAAGTGGACTTCCCGGAAAGAGGGGCCCACTACAGTGAGAACTTCATCGACCTGTATCCGAATGTTCCACACACGATTCGGGCAACCTTTCCGGACAAAATTACCGTCGTGGAAGCACGGAAGCTTGTGGACGTCTACTCGCTCATCGACTCGTATTGA